GGATCAAACAGAAGAGGGGCAACATCCGCCTCTTTTACAGAGGAGGGTGAGAGCTGGCCAGTGACTCGCCCAAGGTCCCTCAGCGGGCACCAGGGCCAATGCCCTCACTCTCTGTACCTGCTCTGCAGTGCATACTTGGCAAGGATGACCTTTCATGAAGCCCTGGCagggcagggagaaggaaggTACTGTCTGTTCCTCCAGGCCTGCCACAGACCTTGAGGGAACCACAATAAATGCTGTGTTTGTTTGATAAAGCACTTGGCTTTTGGTCTCAGTAGGAGGAAGAGCTAGAACAGGTGTGGCGAACCCAGGGCAGCCTGCAGCACAGGTGGAGGTTGGGGTGGGACAGagccccagggcctggcaggggGCTCCAGGGGCCGTGGATTTTGAAGAAATCCAAGGACTTTCTCACGAACCAACCATCTCTCTCATGTTCCCAGACTCCTGCCTGGCAGAATACaccaagatcttttttttttttcctcaccaaaATCGTAAGGATACCGGCTCACACTAATTGAGGTCTTACTGCGTGCTTAGCTTTGTGGCAGGTGCTTTTCATGCACACAGACATGCCATCATTCCATAAATGGGTGCTGACTACACTGGGTGCTGCAGACAGAGGGAAATTTGGGACAGTGTCCCTGAGCTTGGGAGATGACCTTCTGTAGAGGACATTTCAGAAGAAACAGAACAACAATATAGTGTCGTATGTGCTGTGATGGGGTGAAACTAGACCGCATGGGAATCCAGAGGATGGCTGAGCTAATCCTCAACACAGcatacccattttgcagatgaggaagctgaggctcagagagtgaaCTGCCCTACTTACCTGGTCAGTTTGGTTCtgacattttttcttctttaaaaaaaatttttttaattttattattggaatataattgctttataatgtagtgttagtttctgctgtatgacaaagtggatcagctatatgtatacatatatcccctccctctcaagcctccctcccactcctcccatcccacccttctatgTCTTGACTAATTTTCTGCTTCAGGAGATGATACGGATAAAAATGGGGATGGAAAAGACAAGTTAGAGGCGGGCCTCAACCCCTATGTTGAAacgatggggaaactgagacccaggaggGAAGGGAGTTTCGCAGAAAAGGAGTGGATCCCAGGAAAAGGAGTGGATCCCACCTGACTCCCAGTCCAGTCACGCCAGATGGCTTTCTCTTCTCTAGTGGTCTCAAGATTTCCTGGGACCTCCTCACGTGGGACCCTTCCCAACTTGTGGTTTGCATGCTGCACACTCTAACCTGTTTAGACtggaaattccagaaagaataagAAGAGGTTGAGTTAGGACAGATCCAGAAGTCAGGCAAGGACGTGTGTGCGTGTTGGGGTGGGAAAGGTACCTCACTccccaccaggggagcccagcctTGGGGAGAGACTAGGGAGCTAGGGGAAGATCTGATGGGGTCCGTCTGCCTTCTCTGCCCAGCTCGGGGGTGCTGGGACGGACCATGGGGGGCTGGTTCGGCAGCTGGGAGCCCTTGGGTCCAGGCTTCCCTCTTGAAGCCAGTGGTAAGTGAATAACCTCACTCCTGCCTGCGGGGCCCTCTGGGATGGAGAGCCACCCGGTGCCCTTCGGTTCTGGCTCGGGGCAACCTGACTCCCTGGTGCCCCTGGCCAGAGACCGTGAGGGTTCAGATGTAAATCCCTTGGCTCCTTCTGCCTACACCCCCAAATCCCGTCCAGAGAGGCCCAGAGAGCATGTCTGCTCAGTTCCTCCTGCCCCTCTACTACTAAGCCTCCTTCCTGTCTGACCCTTTCCCCCACAAAGCCCCCTCCCCTTCACTGACCCTCTTCTCTGGGTCCCTTCCCTCTCATTgagctcccttccctcccttcccccccaaCCTAACCCCCTTCCCTAGAGGCCTCCCCATGAGCCCCTCCCCTCTTGCTAAGTCTATCCCTCTCTGAGCCCAGGTCCACTTCCTCCAGCTCTTCCTGGGATCCGTCTCCATCACCCGCTCCCCACCTTCATATTCACagccctctccctctttcctttccccaggCCAGAGGAATGGCTCCCAAAGAGGCCTGGGTTGGAGAGAGAGTAATGCCAACCCCAAGCCTTTTCCAGGAATCTCCTAAGAATGAACACTCTAAAGCCAGGGTGCTCTTACTGTTTACAGTAACCTATTTCCTCTTCTTCTGGTAATAAAGCACAGTGACTTGTCAGTTGTTGCTTAATGAGAGGAGAATATTTTGGACCAATGTAAAgcattccgggagttggtgatggacagggaggcctggagtgctgtggttcatggggtcgcaaagagttggacaggactgagcgactgaactgaactgaactgaaagccttctactgaaaaatctgcctgctccTGGGGCCTTTTGCTTTCTGCTTTGCTGCAGGTCAAGAAGTTCAAGATACAATAACTTTGAAATAATTGCGAGCCTCCACAATCCCAAATACCTGTCCTGGGATAAATAACTGTCCTTGCTCTTTTGCAAGTTGCTCTCCTGGCCTGGAAGCCGCAAACCTCTAGGACGCATGGCCTACATGGTCTGTTTCTGCTTCTCATCTCCCACCCATCTGTCTGTTCACTGTGTCCGCTGTCAGGCCTCTTGCCAAGGCCACCAGTGACCAGCTCGGTGCTCTGAATTCTCAGGCTTCTTGCCTGACGACTTCCGCAGCCTCCGACACCATTGCCAATGCCCGCCTTcttgaaactctttttttttcctctttggtttctagACTGACCTCATCTACTTCCCTGGTTTCGGTTGCCATATGTATTCTAACAACAGCAGGTTTACCACTCCTGAGTTCCAGATCTCTATATATGCCCTGTCTCTTCCTGGACGTCTGTGCCTGGAGGTCCCACAGGCTGGCCAAACTCTGTTCACTCACAGATAAGCCCATCAACTGCCCCCAGCAACCTGGTCCTATTTTGGTAAATGGTACCACCATTCAATCACTGACCTAAGGCAAAAAATTTGGGTTAACCCAGCTATTTCCGCTGTCTCTCCCCACATACCCAAATGGTTCTCCAGCCTGGCTCTGGCTCATCCTGCCTCTTTCACAGCACTCCCTGCCACCCTCCCCATCAGGCCTGGTCCCCCATCCCCCCGTCCCTACTTTATTTCTGGGCTGCATCATCTCACGTGATGACAGCTGCACAGCCTCTAAGATGGTCTCCTGCCTTCATCCCTCTACCTGAGTGCCAGTTCCGCAGGCCAGCTGGAGAGGTTATTCTAGAGCATAAATCTGATCAGGTACCTCCCTTCCATGATTCCGGTAACAATCCAGTACAATCCAGGGTCTGTAATTCTGCACACAAGACTCCCGGTGACTTGGCCTctccagggcccagggccccATCGCCACTTCCTCCCTCACCTTGCTATCTACCCAGCCAGGTGAAATCCCACTTTCCTGGCTCTGGACACTGGGCCCCTTTCCCACTGCCTGAACCTCCTACACCTTCTCTGAGACACAAGTGCTTCCAGCCTTGTTTACCTTAAGCATTAGAGTGTCACCAGAGAGTTCTGAgtatcccttccccccacctaccctttccttccctcaagagtttcagggaaaaaaatgaggcccctctctcttctctcctcctgggGACACAATTCTACCCAGTTTCCTTTGGCGGTGTGTTTTACCAGAACAATAGATCTttttgttctcctttcccaaataTGAAATCATAGCATTGAATGTGCTCTTTAACACGCCGCAGGGCGATTCAGGCATTGGGGAGCGCTTTGGAGGGCCGGTGTCTCAGGCGTAAGCCTGGAGAAGGGGGTCCCTGacatctccccacctcctccatgGCCGGAAGTGCACCTGCCCGCCCCTCCGGAGTGGGCCTTCCTTGTCTGAATCCCCAGTGAATAGGCCAAAGGACCAGCTAGCTAGTGAGTACCCAGCTCAGTTTACAACTTATTGAAACTCTCTAAGCTTCATCCCGCAGCCGGAGCGCAGAATTCAGCCAGGGCAAATCCTTGGGGGTCGCACGCGGGGCggggggttgggatggggaagTTTTGGAAGTAGGTGGAGGCCTGTCCGCGCTCAGGACAAGGAGGCGCCAGCAACTGCAAAACGAaagatttttattgaaaaatatcgTGGCCCCTTTTCAAAGCTGCGGTTCCCTGCGCAAAGAGAACTTTGTGGCCACAGTCCGACCGGGCGGGCAAGTAGAGGTGGTCATCCCAGTTCCGCGCACCAGAGGGGCAAGGTTTCAAAGGTTCGTGCCGGCAGGCCCCTGGGCTCCACAATCCCGCTCCCCGGGCCGAGGAGGGCTAGCAGCTGGGGAAGGGGGCGCCGGGCGGGCCCCTCCCAGTCCAGTGAGGGAGCAGACTGGCAtctggggggcgggggctggaCTCCGATGCAAGGCTGCACGCAGGACTGGTGGGCGCGCCAGCTTGGGGGAGTGGTCGGGGCTTCCCGCGGTCGCCCCATCAGACGTAGTCCTTGCGGTCGTAGGCAGTGCCGGTGCTAGTGACGGGCCCGGTGGAGCGCGGCGCCGAGTAGACGATCTTGGTCCGCGCGTAGTTGTCGCGCGGTGGGCAGGAGCAGCAGAGCAGCGCGCCCCCCAGCAGCTGCAGCGCGGACGCCGCCCAGCCCACGTACAGGGCGGCGCCCATCTCGCGCTTCTGAGCCTCGGGCACCAAGGGGTTGTAAAAGTCCCGGATGATGGTGTTGGCCGACCAGGACACCGGCACGAGGGTCAGCAGGGCGGCCAGCAGGAAGAGCACGCCCGCCACGATGGTGATCTTGGCCTTGGCCGTGTCGTCCTGCACGCAGTTGGTGCACTGGGCGCCCACGAGCGCCACGAGGAGCCCGAAGACGGCCAGTAGGATGGCGATGACGATGAGGGCGCGGGCCGCCTGCAGGTCCTGCGGCAGCGCCAGCAGTGAGTCGTACACCTTGCACTGCATCTGGCCGGTGCTCTGCACCACGCAGTTCATCCACAGTCCCTCCCAGGTGATCTGCGCCGTGATGATGCTGCTGCCGATGAAGGCCGTCACGCGCCACATGGGCAGCGCGCAGCACACGATGGTGCACAGCCAGCCCAGCACGGCCAGCGAGGTGCCCGCGATCTCCAGGCCCATGGACATGGC
This genomic interval from Bos mutus isolate GX-2022 chromosome 25, NWIPB_WYAK_1.1, whole genome shotgun sequence contains the following:
- the CLDN3 gene encoding claudin-3 — translated: MSMGLEIAGTSLAVLGWLCTIVCCALPMWRVTAFIGSSIITAQITWEGLWMNCVVQSTGQMQCKVYDSLLALPQDLQAARALIVIAILLAVFGLLVALVGAQCTNCVQDDTAKAKITIVAGVLFLLAALLTLVPVSWSANTIIRDFYNPLVPEAQKREMGAALYVGWAASALQLLGGALLCCSCPPRDNYARTKIVYSAPRSTGPVTSTGTAYDRKDYV